GCTTTCATTCGCCTATTTTCAGTTTTAAGGTATTGGATTCTACTGATTGATTCATACTAATAGTGCTTTCGATTTCAATCCTACCACTACCATAGTGGCATTGGCAACAATCTTTTTAATAATGAAAGTATTTTAACTAATATATTAAACACGAACATTATTATACATTAATCACGTATCATTCGTAAATAATCTTTATCGAGAAAGGGTTTTCATTTTGAGAACAGAGTTGAAATTTGATCAAGAGTGGACAAACAACTTTCTGAAACAAATTGATGAAGACGGCCCCTGGGCTAACTGGGACCTTTTTAAACTGGCTATTGAGGCTGAGCATCATACAACCATCCCCACTTTCGCAGGCTTACAGGCGCCATCACATCTCCCTCATTTAACACCACATCCTTACCAGCTTGAAGCAGCTCGGCGAGTTGTAGAGGAAATGAACGGAAAAGCGATTCTAGCAGATGAAGTTGGACTTGGAAAAACCATTGAAGCTGGTTTGATTATTAAAGAATATATGATTCGGGGTCTTGTCAAAAAAGTCCTGATCCTTGTTCCGGCATCATTAGTATCACAATGGGCTATTGAATTAAATCAAAAATTCTACATTCCAGCTGTAGTCCAGAGGAAAAGCTATGTATGGGATCAATGTGACGTTGTGGTTTCATCGATAGATACAGCTAAACGAGAGCCTCATCGCTCAATAGTTTATGAGCAGAACTACGACATGGTTATTATCGATGAAGCACATCGTCTAAAGAATAGTCGTACAAAAAATTATGAATTTGTACAGCACTTACCTAAAAAGTTCTGTCTGCTATTAACGGCTACCCCTGTTCAAAATCGTCTTGATGAAGTCTTTAACCTTGTATCATTATTAAAACCAGGACATCTAGGAAGCTTGGAAAATTTCGAAAAAGACTACAATGGTAAAGAAAAAAAGCTCGAAGACGAAGAAAGGCTTCGCGCTCTCATTCAAAAAGTGATGGTCAGAAACCGGCGTGAAGATACCGGAATGGACTGGCCAGAACGTATTGTTCAAACAGTACCTATTACTTTCTCACCTGAAGAAGATGAGCTTTATCGTTCAGTCGAAGCGCTAAAGAAACAGCCAGTGGCTACGAGAAGTCAATTCTCGATCATCACTTTACTAAGAGAAATCTGTTCAAGCCGCGAAGCTGCATATATGACATTAAAAAAAATGCTTGATAAAGAACACCTTGACGACTCTTCTCAAACTCTCATTCAAATGTTAATTAAAAAAATTGAAGGAGTGCCAACAAATTCAAAAGCAGAAAAGGCCCTTGAATTGGTTCAATCAATCGAAGGTAAGGTCATTATTTTCACAGAATATCGAGCGACTCAATTATATTTACAGTGGTTTTTAAAAGAGCATGGAATTACGTCTGTCCCATTTAGGGGTGGGTTTAAACGGGGAAAAAAAGACTGGATGAGAGAACTCTTCAAAAATCACGCAAAAGTCCTCATTGCAACAGAAGCAGGGGGAGAAGGAATCAATCTTCAATTCTGTCAGCACGTTATCAACTACGATCTACCTTGGAACCCAATGAGAATTGAGCAGCGCATCGGTAGAATACATCGGCTTGGGCAAGAAAGCGATGTGCACATTTATAATTTTGCTACGAAGCATACAGTTGAAGAGCATATCCTTACCCTCTTATATGAAAAAATTCAACTATTTGAAAGTGTTATTGGACAATTAGATGAGATTTTGACACGACTTGGTATGCGCGATATTGAAAAGCATATTTCTGATATACTTCTACACTCTGAAAGCGAAGGAGAAATCCGAATTAAGATGGAGAATATTAAAGAGCTTATCAATTATCAGAAGGAGGAGACAGATGCAACAAGAAAATATTCATAATTATCTGCGCTCGTATTTTCTTGCCAATGACTGCCAGATTCGAGAAGAAAAATCCGGCTATCTTGACGTCCAATTAACGATTGATCTTGATAAAGAACTAATGAACCGCCCTTTTTATTGGCACTATCTTGAGAAGACTGGTGGTACTCCTCGACCAATGACACTCACCCTAATTACAAACCAATCAAGCGATGAAAAAGGGGAGTTCGTTCACTTTGGTGCACCAAGACTACATCAAATTTTCTCATCTACTAAAAAGCTTGCGTCCTCTATCCGACTTTTTGAGGATGTGCAAACAAATTATCAACAACAATATTCTCTTCATCCATGGCTCTGCCTTAATATTAAAATATCTTATCAGTGTGATCGAAAGAAACACCGTCTCCTCTCCCTCGGTCTACACCTTGTAAGCGGAGCGGTTGTTGATGACTTTCACCAGTTATTACTAACAAAGAAACTCACTCCTAAAATTCCAGATTATGCTTTTACAATAACGCCAATTATTAAACCCTCAAGCGGCTTGAAGAGACTTGAAGATGTGGTAGAAATGCTTATTTCACAGGAGGATTTAGAATGGGCAGAAGAAGCAAAAATGAGATGGGCCACTGATTTAAACCTTCTTGATCAATTTTATAACGGAAAAACCAATGATCAGAGCTATCAAGTTGAAAGAGATGCTCTTCGAAAACAATATGAGCCAACAATTACGGCAGAAATAATTAACGGGGGCATCTTTCATTTAGCACCAGGTATTGAGTCACATCCTTCCTAAACGAAGAATGTTAAAATTAGCGAATCCATACAAAAAAGCTCAGACGAGTCAGTCCGAGCTTTCATGTTTCTTTTTTTTAACAAACATTGAAATCGACATAGGGATAATGCCAAACCATCGAAACAAAAATGGTTGCTTTTTGGCTTTTTTGACAGCACGCTGTTGCTGCCTTTCCTCTTTTGGTTGATCAATATAAGACACAACTTGCTGAGTCATATATTTCACAAGATCATTTGATGACATCTTGATCACCCTTTAATAGTTGTCTTCTATTTTAAGGATGCCCATTTATTCTTTGTTTAACCAAGCAGGTTACATATTTCCTTTACAATTCCCCCTACTGAACGTTTCGTTGTGTCAATTTCATATTCTGCTTCACGATAGAGTGATAATCGCTCTTTGAATATCGTATGAACCTTATGTTCTAGATCCGCTCCAGCAAGTAAAGGCCTTGATGTATCACCTTCAAGTCGCTTTATGATTTCTTCTGGTTCACAATGTAAGTAAATCACCGTTCCATTTTGCTTCATAAATGTTCGATTTTCTTCTTTTAAAACAATCCCACCGCCTGTACTAATGATCACGTTTTCAGTTGGTAGATCTTTTAGAGAGGCTGATTCATACGTTCTAAAAGCAAATTCTCCTTCCTCTTCAAAAATGGCAGGAATGGTCTTGCCTTGCATTTTCGTAAGATGCTCATCTGTATCAACCGATTTCAGCGATAACGCTTGAGATAATTCCTCACCTATAGTTGTTTTGCCAGAGCCCATAAATCCTGTTAAATAGACCGCTCTCATGTTGAACCTTCACTCCATTCTACGACTTGCTTCATCATTTGATTGTATTGAAAAGACGCAGCTACGCGTATTCCATTATCCGTCGTTCCACTCAACGTAATTTGCAATACATCAGAAGAAGAATTAATCACAGCGCGAACTGTACCTTCATTGTACGTAAACGTTCTCTCCGCACTAGCTCCCCCTGTTTTCTGTATATATGAAATTGTATCTTTCATACTAAGGACTAGCAAGGTCTGCTTCTTAATTTCTTCCTCTTCACGATCAAGAAAAACTCGCTCATTTTGTGTCACATTCCATAAATGAAAAACAAACCCAAGAAGCAGCGTACTAATCATCATCATCATAGCCGTCATATAACCTTTTTCATTAAGGTTTATGAGACATTTGAAATATAGCGCGCTTTTCTTTCTGTCCATCAGCAAGTTCCACCTCAACAATCACTCTTCCATCAGTTACTTCAAGAAATAACTCCCGAATGTTCTGTAATACAATTTCATGCCCAGCATTGTTTACTCTACGCCGAATAGACGATCCGTAGCGTTCGTATCGTATAGTTGTTCCGTTCTTCGACAACATCTCAATTCCGCCATTATGGATCTGAATTCGAGAAGATTCACGAACTTCTTTAGAAAACAAATGAAAGAACAATTGTGCTTCCTCATGCTGAAAATCTGCATTCACTTCTTGTAAAGAAGCGTTCATTATCAAAGGAAGCACACATACAATCGCAATGAGAATGGTCACAGTTAACATCAATTCTAGTAATGTGATTCCTTTTTCATTCATTATCTTGCGGTAAGCTTTTACATATCATTGATTCAGTTTTTACTCCCCTATCAAAAGAAACACACACTTTATCAACCATTACTAAAAAGGAAAATTTGGAGCCTTCAACGGTTTCGCTTGCAGGTAGAATTCTCCCCTCCAAGACCATTCCCCTCCAGTATTGATCAAGCAATATCACTGCAGTTTTTCGCACATGTATCACCTCTCGCTCTTCATAAAGATGGGAATAAATCGGTAATACACTTGAAGATAAGATCGTTAAGATAGAGAGACCCGTTAATGCATCAAGCAAAGAATATCCTTTACAACTCTTTAATATAGAAACGACCAGCTCCCACCTGCACCACAAGTTTATACTCCTCCTTGCCATCCTTTATATAAAGTGTTCCTGCTTTTTGAACGTTTCCATTCCCCCCAAACACAATTTGATACCCCATTGTTCCTTCATCAATCGTAATATGTTCTGGAATTTCATTCGACTTCACTACCGTAGATGCGGTGCCCTGTATACTATACGACCCTTTACTAGGTGAAATGGAAAATCGATACGAGGATTTATTTACATATGCAAGCTCCTGGGTATACCTTAGATCTGATTGGATGTCGTCTAGAAAATGTCGTGTGGAAGAAGCATTTTGTGTAGGGGAAATGTGTAGAAAGATCAGACATAGAAGAATTGATAAAACGGAGAGAACAATCATCATTTCTAGCATGGTGTAGCCAAAAGAATTTCTGAATTGCACACGAAAAAACATTAGTTAGCTAGCTTTACCTTCCCATCGGCGACGGTTAACTCTTCACCTCCAGGACAAGTTACTTCATCCATGTCTAGGTATTCTTCTGAAACAAGATCATTGATTGAAGTTGGATAGGATCCAAAATTCGCTTTATACGCCGCTACCTGTGTTTGGGCAACTTTTATTGTGGCCTCGCAGCTTTTCGCCTCAACAACCTCGTTGTTTTTAGTTAATCCTGGTACCGCAATTAAAAGCAATATTGAAATGATCATAATAACAATCATCATTTCGATTAGCGTAAACCCTTTCTCATCTTTAATAAAACCTAACCATTTCCTTATTTTCATTTACAATCTCCCCTTTAAATATTTTGCAAATAATAAAACATGGGTAAAAGAATAGACATAAACATCAACATAACAACAAGACCAACACCGACAAAACTAACTGGTTGCAAAATCATAAATCCTTTTTTTACCAACTCCTCAAACCGTTCACCGATCACCTCCCCATATAAGATTAGCTCTCTTCCTAAATTCCCACTTGCCTGGCCATGCATTAAAATTTCTTTGAATTCAGGAACATACAAACGTGGCTGATCAAATAAATCCTCTAATTTTTCACCACGCATTAATGATCGTGAAACACGTTCGGCTTCTTCTTGAAAAAACACAAAGTGAGATTGTTTAGTTAATAACGAGAAAGCTTCTGCAATTGAAAGACCGCTTTGAAGTAGGAGCCCCAGGTGAAGAGAGGTATGATGTGTCAGATAAAGAGGAATAAAAAAATGCACGAACGGAATTTTACTGTAGACAAGCATTTTGTGTACAGCTGAACTTTTCTTGTTTTTTATCAAAGTGGAAAGGTAAAGGACAATAGAAAGTAAAATTAAACCGACAAAAATAGCCGGAGTAAATCTAACGAGCGTCATAAAAAATCTTGAAATAAAAGGGAGTGGAACATCAAGGGAGTGGTAGAGCGTATTAAATTGAGGTAATAAATACTTTCCTACGACAAACAGCATGATCGCTGTCATCCAAAATAAAAAGATGGGGTAAGCAAGCGTACTTCTAAGTCGTTTTTGCCATTCACTTCGCGTTTTCATCAACTGACCGGATGCCGAAATACCGGTTGCAAAATCTCGCTGCTCAGACATATATAAATAGGATAAGATATCTGCTGGAAACTGAAAATCTGCTAAAACATCGTGAAAGGAATCACCACCCTTAAGTCTGATAATAATCATTTCAATATTTGATCGAATATGGTCGTTTTGATATAAGGCGTATACCTCCAAACATTTGGCAAGTGAGTATCCTTCCTCAAGCATCTTCCCTATACGACAAAGAAAATCTGCTTTACGGTCAAGCTTCCATTTGAATCGTTTCACGATTAAATAAACCCAACTCCTTCTCGACAGTCTCTTTTTGAATATAACCTAGGGCATAAGCTCGAAGAATGTAATCTTTAATGGTGGATTGACCAGGGATCGATAAAAGATCTGGATGATCGAGGGCTTTTTGAAGGTGAAGACCAGCGAGAATTTCAACGACAGCAAGTTTTCTTCGTGTTCTTCGCTTTAGACACTCCAGAGAGCATACTTGACAATAGGGACACTTTAGGGGAACAAGTCGTTGAGTGGCGACTCCTCTTAACGTTTGAGTAATATTATGAAGAGGAATACCAAACTCAAGTAATCTTGGAATGCACTCTAGCGTACTTCCGGTGTGTAGCGTTGAAACCACAAGATGCCCCGTCATGCTAGCTCGAATAGCGAGTTGGGCAGTTTGTTCATCTCTTATTTCCCCGACGACAAGAATATCTGGATCATGCCTGAGCCCAGCTTTGAACCCCTCATAATAAGATAGTCCAGCTTTCTCATTGACTTCCATTTGAATAAAATCAGGATTGCGCTTTTCGATGGGATCTTCAATTGTAAGAACTCGCCTATGCCGCTTAACGCTGAGAGTTTGAAGGAGGGAATACATGGTTGTAGTTTTTCCAGAACCTGTTGGTCCTGTAATCATAAATAAGCCACTGTTACAACTTACGATTTGGAGAAGTCGAGTTGCAGTTGAGGGGAAAAGAAAGAGTTCTTTAAAGGAGTGGGTTTCATCTTGCGGAAGGATACGAACGACAAGACTTTCGTGATAAGGGGTGGGAATCGTTGAGAGTCTTAAGTGGAGTTTTCTTGGATATAGAACCATATCCATGGCCCCATTTTGTGGGCGACGCTTCTCTCCAATATCCATACCACTGAGGAATTTAAAATGAGACAATAGCTTTTCTGCTACCATCATAGGAAGCCAAAGCGCATCATAAAGTCTATTATCAACACGAAATTGAATCAACGCTCCTTTTTCTTTCGGATGAAAGTGTACATCTGAGGCCCCTACTTCCACCGCCTGCTTAATAATATCCTTTCCTTTTTCTTCAATGTTCAGCAAAAACACACCTTCCTTTCATATAAATTGACAGCAAAACCAGTCACGATTTTTAAATCGTAAAGAGAAGGATTCGCCAGGTAAATGGCAATTCCTTCTTAATAAAGAAATTTCTTTTTGACTAGCCCTCAATAATGATTTGGGGTTTATACTCAATATTCAATATCTAAATGACGCATCATTGAGAAAATCATGAACCTTTGTTTCAAATAATGCTTTTTCTTCAAGAAAAGGATAATGATTGCTTTGATCAAAAATAGCCAGTTGGGCATTTGGAATTCCATCTGCTATTTCTTCCGAAAATAATAAAGGACACTGGACGTCATGCTTCCCACATGCTATTAAAGTTGGGGCAGATATTATATTAAGTTGTTTCGTTACATCAAATTGGATGATTTCGCGGGCAAAAAAGTTCATCCGATTTGTTGCCATCTTTTTATTTATTCGTTTTGAAAAATAGTCTTGATATTTTTCTGGCAAATAAAGAGACAGCTTGGTTCTGTCTCTCGTGATCCTTTCCCGCTCATCATCACCAAGTCTCGAGTCTTTTAGTTTTTCTATGTAATGCTGCATGATGTGATAATTCTCATGCGCAGAGTTATATATACATGCTGACGACGAAGAACCATATTCTCTAGCTGCAGCTCCTACTATTATTATGGCTGTAAGCGAACGGGATGCATGAATTCCATATACACAACCAAGCATCCCTCCCGTAGAATGACCAGCGAATGTCCACTGTTTAACTCCAAGAGCTGATCTAACACTTTCAAGATCAAATACAGTCTCCAACATAAAATACTCATAAGGTGCGTTTAAAGAATCTGAATGACCCGCATCCTTTAAATTAACTAAGTAGACTTTATGACTAGTCGTAAACGTATCTGCAAAATAGTCTCCGCTTTCATTAAATTGAGAGTACAGGTGCGTCACACATAATGGAGGACCGTTCCCTTTGATAAAAACTTCAAAAGTCCCTCGCTTTGTATTAATAAGCGTTTGTTTCCACATATAGACCACTCCCTTTACTTAGGTTGCGTGTATCCCGTCATCCTATAATAACCGCTGTTCCATAAGCTATAATTTCTGATGCGCTTGACATTACAGCTGAAGACTGAAGGCGAAAACCGACAATTGCATTTGCTCCCTTTCCTTCAGCATCTTTGACCATTCTTGCGATAGCTCTTTGCCGTGCTTCCGTCATCATTTCTGTATATTCTGTTATTTCTCCCCCTACTATTGTTCGAAGACTTGCTAGTATGTCTTTCCCTACGTGTTTGGATTGAACTGTGCTCCCACGAACATACCCAATAACTTCCTTGATCTCTTTCGTTGCTATCTCATCAGTAGTTACGATCATCATCACTTTTTTCTCCTCTCTCCATCGATCTTCGTTCTTTTATTAGTACAAGAATTAAAAATAAAAGTGAAAGAACATATGCCAACGCAACAATCGGCACCCAAACTTTCTGGATAAAGAACATTACTACAATAAGGAACTGAAATACAGAGGCGCTAATTATAAGGAATATCTTCATTATGCTCTTCCCTTTCATTCTTCAATTACTACTTAAAGAATACCTTATTAGGATCTACTTTACTTCGTTTTCTCTGAAAATTTCGCCTTTATTAGTGAACATTTTTATTTTTCACTAATTAATTAAAAAATCTTTAACAAACTACAAAAAAGCGATACGCAGAAGTTTTCCGCATATCGCTGTGACATGGATTATGATGCTATCTTATTCAAATAAGCAGTAGGACATTCCTAAAACATACATTACTTATTATTATTTAAAGTGCTAACTCAGAAAAAAGATACCATTACAATTCGCACCTTCAATGTAAGTATAAGTTACTGATTCTCTGATCATACTATCAGAGAAATACATGATTGGGCTATAGCCAAGCGGTAAGGCAACGGATTTTGATTCCGTCATGCGCTGGTTCGAATCCAGCTAGCCCAGCCAATTTCTTATGAAACCACCGCGAGTTTTTTCTTTCGCTGTTTTAAGTTCTGAAGTCCTGATTTGTTATAGCCCACAATCAGTTTTTTTCCATTTGTTACGATAGGTCTTCTAAGAAGTTTTGGTTCGTTATGCATAAGCTCTAACATCTCTGTTATGGTTAAATCGTCAATTTCAACATTTAGCTTTTTAAAGGAGCTACTCCTTCTAGCTAGAATCTCTTCAATTCCGTCAGTAGAAAGAGTGATAATTTCTTTTAGCTCTTCAATGGAAGGTGTGTCTTTAAATAAGTGACGCTCCTCAAAATTAACGCCATTTTCTTTTAACCAGGCTTTCGTTTTTCTACATGAGGTACAACTTGGATAAGTGTAAAACAATAATTTATCTTCCAATTTAAATCCTCCCCGTTACGTTTTCCGTTAATAACTAACATTACCCACATTATACAACACTTAAACAAATATTGTACAAGAAAAAGATTTGTATTTTTGTGAACGATTTGGGATAATAAATTGGAACCCTTTTCAAGGTTAAATAAGGAAAGTCATTATTTTGCCATGAGACTAGCATTTACTTTTCTACAGAACCTCATATATAATACGATATGTATGAGGAATGAACGAGCAAGGGAGGAACTTTTATGCCTAGAATGTACCGAGTTTTAGCTTTCTGGACCGGCATTTTCTCACTAATGGGCTTTGTTGGTGAGATGCCAGTATTGGGATTGCTGTTCCTTGGCCAGGCCGGCATGTTTTTAGCGTTAAGTTATTTAAACTTAACAGAACGTACTTATCTGTATATTTTTGGTGTATACTTAACTTTATTTATGGTCGGTTTTTCATACTGGTCAGTGTTCATGATGACGCCTGGATCAGGCGGACATTAATTCGAACGAAAAAAGACGATGCTCATGCATCGTCTTTTTTTCTTTGGCGCTTTTCTTGAATCATGACAAGAAACTGATTTGATTCTGCTAACCATCTAATTGCTCGATTTTGTTTTTGTTCATTAGAAAACGGTTTATCTGGATTGACTTGCTTAATAAAGCTTAATAGATCATGCTTCAAAAGAAACTGTCCCTGCGGCAAGCACTCAAGCCATTCTAGTCCATTTTCTATTCCAATCTTTTCAATTGCATCAATAGAAACATGGGTGGTTAAATCCATTTCCCCTGGATACCGGAGAACGTCTTCCATTAATTGGTGTTTCCTGTACCCGCGCAGACTCCCCCTTTTCCTTGCAGGATGTTGCCATTCCTCGTTCGTGTAGCCGTAGTCAATTGTATAAACTTTCCCCTCGGAAATCCATTCACCAGTCTTATAAAGCCAATCGCTCATGATCAAGGGTACTTCAAAGCGTTGATCTTCCGCAAGAACAACGTCATGATGATTTAACCATTTGATTAGCTTTGCATCTGTACAAGGTTTGTAGATCTCCCTAAAAGAACCACGATGATCTATTCCCACACACACTTCGTACAATTGCTTTTGAAATTTCTCTACAACCCGAACAGGAAAAGCATCTAACAGTTCATTGGATAAAAGAATACCGTTTAATATAGGTACGTCATTCTTTATTTCAGAAAGTGAAGAATACATTCTCACGTTAAGCCCGTGCACCTTTTCTTTAATTAGACGACGATGGTATTGACTTGCTTCTATCACACAATAAGTTAGTTGATGAAAAAGTGCCTGGTCTTTTTGTTTCACTTCATCAAGAAAGGAGGCAATGAAGTTCCCATCACCAGACCCTGCATCAACAATGAAAGGTTCAAGATTATGCTTGTGAATATCGGCGATCAGAACCCGAGCCATAACTCTAGGAAAAATATCATGAACACTTGTAGATGTATAGAAATCACCGTTTCGACCTGTTTTAGGTTGATTTACCTGGTAATAGCCATACCGCTCATGATAAAGAGACAGCGTCATAAATTTCTCGAACGATATAGCGCCTCCAGGACTACGCTCGATCTCCTTCATGATTTCATCCCTTAAAGACGTCATTTATAAAGAAAATCCATTTAGAAACGGATTCTCTGCCATCTCCACTTCTATTGTCGTAGACGGTCCATGACCAGAGGCTACAATCGTTTCTTCTGGTAATACTAGAAGGCGGTTATGTATACTGTTCAGCAGCTGCTTTTGATTTCCACCAGGAAGATCAGTTCTTCCTACGCTACCTGCAAAAAGGGCATCACCTGAAAAGACTAGATTAACGTCTTTAAAATAAAATGAGACGCTACCAGGTGAATGTCCTGGCGTTTCAAATACCTCAAATTGAAACGGTCCGATTGTCATTTCCCCTTCACTTTCAATTAAATGATCAGCCGGCTTACCTTCAATATCATCAACTACCGGAAACAGCTTAGAGCCATTTAAAGAAGCATCTGAAAGCCATTTTTCCTCATAAATATGTAAGTAAACTGGGATTTGATACGTTTCTCTTATCAGATCCACCGCTCCAATATGATCGAAATGAGCATGAGTTAAAAGAATAGCGATTGGTTTTAGTTCTAGCTTTTCCACTTTCCTTTTGATTCGACCACCTTCAGCTCCCGGATCAATGATAAGAGCCTCATTTTGCTCATTCCATAAGAATCCTGCGTTTGCTTGCACCGGCCCAACAGCCATTTGTTTCCATTCCATTGTCATCGCCTCCATTGAAAGATTATGTTTCTTATTCTACACTATACAAAAGGTTGTACAAAAGGAGATGTTTATGTTGAAAAACATGTATGGCGTAGAAATGAATCCCCCAAATAATAAAC
The sequence above is drawn from the Pseudalkalibacillus hwajinpoensis genome and encodes:
- a CDS encoding SAM-dependent methyltransferase; amino-acid sequence: MKEIERSPGGAISFEKFMTLSLYHERYGYYQVNQPKTGRNGDFYTSTSVHDIFPRVMARVLIADIHKHNLEPFIVDAGSGDGNFIASFLDEVKQKDQALFHQLTYCVIEASQYHRRLIKEKVHGLNVRMYSSLSEIKNDVPILNGILLSNELLDAFPVRVVEKFQKQLYEVCVGIDHRGSFREIYKPCTDAKLIKWLNHHDVVLAEDQRFEVPLIMSDWLYKTGEWISEGKVYTIDYGYTNEEWQHPARKRGSLRGYRKHQLMEDVLRYPGEMDLTTHVSIDAIEKIGIENGLEWLECLPQGQFLLKHDLLSFIKQVNPDKPFSNEQKQNRAIRWLAESNQFLVMIQEKRQRKKDDA
- a CDS encoding MBL fold metallo-hydrolase produces the protein MEWKQMAVGPVQANAGFLWNEQNEALIIDPGAEGGRIKRKVEKLELKPIAILLTHAHFDHIGAVDLIRETYQIPVYLHIYEEKWLSDASLNGSKLFPVVDDIEGKPADHLIESEGEMTIGPFQFEVFETPGHSPGSVSFYFKDVNLVFSGDALFAGSVGRTDLPGGNQKQLLNSIHNRLLVLPEETIVASGHGPSTTIEVEMAENPFLNGFSL